In Gemella massiliensis, a single window of DNA contains:
- a CDS encoding GTP-binding protein: protein MTNKTDLILVGGFLGAGKTSLLWEIAKRLNKKGKKVGLITNDQASELVDTSFLETNNDIVEEVSGSCFCCNFGGFADAIAHLQEANNSDIILAEPVGSCTDLSATIMQPLKEKYSNSVNLKQLTALADPVRLKAVLKDHSNSGDYIIYKQFEEADVILINKIELLSDDELNDLVEKTKKEFNNENVLTASVKTGEGLDEWFDYIINSKKEVGRRIVEVDYDTYADGEALFGWLNGTYSIEKEENFGELAKNFLANLGERFDSLNLNVGHVKFLLQGANEGIVGNIVGEKETGSLRILDSKSDKIFLTVNARVEVHPDKLVEIIKEEVDRVFAKVGYKQEKLNALIPGRPNPTFRYREIVKL from the coding sequence ATGACTAATAAAACAGATTTAATTTTAGTAGGTGGCTTTTTAGGAGCAGGGAAAACCAGTCTTCTATGGGAAATAGCAAAACGTTTAAATAAAAAAGGGAAAAAAGTCGGTTTAATTACTAACGACCAAGCAAGTGAGCTGGTTGATACTTCGTTTTTAGAAACTAATAATGATATTGTTGAAGAAGTAAGTGGAAGTTGTTTTTGTTGTAACTTCGGCGGTTTTGCAGATGCAATCGCTCATTTACAAGAAGCGAACAACAGCGATATTATTTTAGCAGAACCTGTTGGTAGCTGTACTGACCTTTCAGCAACAATTATGCAACCTCTGAAAGAAAAATATAGTAATAGTGTAAATCTAAAACAATTAACAGCACTAGCTGATCCAGTACGTTTAAAAGCGGTATTAAAAGACCATTCCAATTCAGGTGATTACATTATTTATAAACAATTTGAAGAAGCTGATGTAATTTTAATCAACAAAATAGAATTATTATCAGATGATGAATTAAATGATTTAGTTGAAAAAACTAAAAAAGAATTTAATAACGAAAATGTTTTAACAGCCAGCGTTAAAACAGGTGAAGGTTTAGATGAGTGGTTTGATTATATTATCAATAGTAAAAAAGAAGTTGGACGTAGAATTGTAGAAGTTGATTATGATACATATGCCGACGGAGAAGCGTTATTCGGTTGGTTAAACGGTACATACAGTATCGAAAAAGAAGAAAACTTCGGGGAATTGGCTAAGAACTTTTTAGCTAATTTAGGAGAGCGTTTCGACTCACTTAACTTAAATGTAGGGCATGTGAAATTTTTATTACAAGGTGCTAATGAAGGTATTGTCGGTAATATTGTTGGTGAAAAAGAAACTGGTAGTTTAAGAATACTGGATAGCAAGAGTGATAAGATATTCTTAACAGTTAATGCACGTGTAGAAGTACATCCGGATAAACTGGTGGAAATAATTAAAGAAGAGGTTGACCGTGTGTTTGCTAAAGTAGGTTACAAACAAGAAAAACTAAACGCATTAATTCCGGGCAGACCAAATCCAACATTTAGATATAGAGAAATAGTTAAATTATAA
- a CDS encoding sensor histidine kinase has product MFKSLRRKFITTAVLSVTVVIVLMAGTLNFINYYKIGQRVDATLYEAANSSTLTAVFSEDGDDLVITKNASSATTYNGFSVVKVNSEGKVIRSYRDDSLLENHESVQKLTNAAIERPYNNGYVGSYRFLKIKTSVGDLILFLNIQRELDSYHSFVRNTVIISTIVILSVFVLIVLMSKKVILPIQQGYQKQKQFITDASHELKTPLAIIRSNTDVLELENGDSKWTKNIQNQVDRLTSLVNSLVVFSRMEEKDNVEKVKFNLSECLKTRIEDFEELANFQKKHFLTDIDNNVHYSGEQQAIVQLMDILLENSIKYAPKDTQINVSLKKNRRHATLKVSNVANVKKGDLRKVFDRFYRLDESRNSNIKGYGIGLSMAQVIAEKHKETIKAYAPEDGIFKIEVRFTLDEHK; this is encoded by the coding sequence ATGTTCAAGAGTCTTAGAAGAAAATTTATAACCACTGCCGTTTTGAGTGTAACGGTAGTTATAGTTCTTATGGCAGGAACATTAAATTTTATCAATTATTATAAAATAGGACAACGTGTTGATGCAACATTGTATGAAGCGGCAAATTCTTCAACTTTAACAGCGGTGTTTAGTGAAGACGGTGATGATTTGGTTATTACCAAAAATGCTTCCAGTGCAACTACTTATAATGGTTTTTCCGTGGTTAAAGTTAATTCGGAGGGTAAGGTAATTCGCTCTTATAGAGATGATTCGCTTTTAGAAAATCATGAATCTGTACAAAAATTAACTAATGCAGCGATAGAAAGACCGTATAATAATGGGTACGTGGGTAGTTATAGGTTTCTTAAAATAAAAACAAGCGTTGGAGATTTAATTTTATTTCTTAATATTCAACGTGAATTAGATTCATATCATTCATTTGTAAGAAATACTGTTATTATATCAACAATAGTTATATTATCCGTATTTGTTTTAATAGTTTTAATGTCTAAAAAAGTTATTTTGCCAATTCAGCAAGGTTATCAAAAACAAAAGCAGTTTATTACAGATGCCAGTCATGAACTTAAAACTCCACTTGCTATAATACGTTCTAATACAGATGTTCTTGAACTCGAAAATGGAGATTCTAAATGGACAAAAAACATTCAAAATCAAGTCGATAGATTGACCAGCTTAGTTAACAGTTTGGTTGTCTTTAGTAGAATGGAAGAAAAAGATAATGTGGAGAAAGTTAAGTTTAATCTTTCAGAATGTCTAAAAACAAGAATAGAAGATTTTGAAGAACTTGCAAATTTTCAAAAAAAACATTTTCTTACTGATATAGATAATAATGTACATTATAGCGGAGAACAACAGGCAATAGTTCAGTTAATGGATATATTACTGGAAAATTCTATAAAATACGCTCCTAAGGATACGCAGATAAATGTATCCTTGAAGAAAAATCGTCGTCACGCAACGTTAAAAGTATCAAATGTGGCAAACGTTAAAAAAGGGGATCTAAGAAAAGTATTTGATCGTTTTTATCGCTTGGATGAATCGAGAAATAGTAATATTAAAGGGTATGGAATAGGTCTGTCGATGGCACAAGTAATTGCGGAAAAACATAAAGAAACAATTAAGGCTTATGCACCTGAAGATGGAATTTTTAAAATTGAAGTGCGTTTTACCCTTGATGAGCATAAATAG
- a CDS encoding MIP/aquaporin family protein has translation MEKYSLKNDFLGEAIGSFILVLFGTGAVAAAVLYDAHQSLFQIGTLWALAVTFGIYMTRNLSNAHFNPAVSVAMVLTGRMSAKRLPTYILGQFVGAFLGALTVYGVYGSSISQYEAKKNIVRGTFESVTTAKMFGEYYNQPGGYSISMPLAIFVEALGTFLLVLMIFLFTEGANVGRPNDNTAPILIGLTVGALLALLASITQAGMNPTRDFAPRLVAWMFRWGSAAFPDASGGFFWVYILAPIVAGILAGFFFTKVLEPALKKQKELNK, from the coding sequence ATGGAGAAATATTCATTAAAAAATGACTTCCTTGGGGAAGCTATTGGTTCTTTTATTTTAGTTTTATTTGGAACGGGAGCTGTAGCAGCGGCTGTATTATATGATGCACATCAAAGTCTATTTCAAATAGGAACGCTATGGGCATTAGCTGTAACTTTTGGTATATATATGACAAGAAACTTAAGTAATGCACACTTTAATCCGGCTGTATCGGTTGCCATGGTTTTAACGGGGCGTATGAGTGCTAAGAGATTGCCAACTTACATTTTAGGACAGTTCGTTGGTGCATTTTTAGGAGCGCTAACGGTATATGGAGTATATGGTTCATCAATTTCTCAATACGAAGCTAAGAAAAATATTGTGCGCGGGACATTTGAATCGGTAACAACTGCTAAAATGTTCGGTGAGTATTATAATCAACCGGGCGGTTATTCGATTTCAATGCCATTGGCAATTTTTGTCGAAGCGTTGGGAACATTCTTATTGGTTCTTATGATTTTCTTATTTACAGAAGGAGCAAACGTAGGAAGACCGAATGATAATACGGCACCAATTCTAATAGGGTTAACAGTTGGTGCATTATTAGCATTATTAGCATCGATTACTCAAGCAGGTATGAATCCGACACGTGATTTTGCACCACGTCTGGTAGCGTGGATGTTCCGTTGGGGTAGTGCGGCATTTCCTGATGCAAGCGGTGGATTTTTCTGGGTATACATTCTTGCGCCGATTGTTGCAGGTATATTGGCTGGCTTCTTCTTTACTAAGGTATTAGAACCGGCATTAAAAAAACAAAAAGAGTTAAACAAATAA
- a CDS encoding universal stress protein: MENNYSNILVAVDGSYLAEWAFENAVSIAKKNNGSHLFIVSVVDKTISSTNSLGNNYTAKHLEFAEKLVNGYATAAKKHRIAATGIAVVGIPKIVITEDILEKYNIDLVVCGSSGLTGLKRVLIGSVSEGIVRYANCDVIVIKHYSIPENYTAKIISELSDK; this comes from the coding sequence ATGGAGAATAATTATTCAAATATTTTAGTTGCTGTTGATGGTTCGTATCTAGCTGAGTGGGCTTTTGAAAATGCGGTATCTATCGCTAAAAAAAATAATGGTTCTCACTTATTTATTGTTTCTGTTGTTGATAAAACAATCTCAAGTACAAATAGTTTAGGAAATAATTATACTGCTAAACACTTAGAATTTGCTGAAAAATTAGTTAACGGCTATGCAACCGCAGCAAAAAAACACAGAATTGCTGCTACAGGCATTGCTGTAGTCGGCATCCCTAAAATCGTTATTACTGAAGATATTTTAGAAAAATATAATATTGATTTAGTTGTTTGCGGATCTTCCGGACTTACTGGTCTCAAACGTGTCTTAATCGGTTCTGTTTCAGAAGGAATAGTAAGATATGCAAATTGTGATGTTATCGTTATTAAGCATTACTCTATTCCGGAAAATTATACGGCGAAGATTATTTCAGAATTAAGTGATAAATAA
- a CDS encoding YhgE/Pip domain-containing protein: MKNIFQIFRNDIKEIFRKTRTWLIIIGLMVLPSMYAWPNILSSWDPYGHTNQIKVAVVSEDKGATVENNKINLGKNLIEGLKNNKNLDWQFVETKAQAEDGVKIGDYYASIVIPENFTEDLTSITRGTPEKATIEYTVNEKINAISPKITNSGASAIANNISKSFVETANGIIFEKLHEAGIKFEENLPSIEKTKEEILKLNDNFSNYESALNELINKVERGQNIISAIHTTLPEVDKVATNSIMLADKAEIAISNIEGFNAKLLPKISEHLSEVENISKDAHEIALEFQNKPTKKDELKAKMKTLDSRFSTGIQRLELVKNIFSYFNKLSGENLFNNQLNRVNNLIADIEKISELNKNFYNNIDKYDEITTEAKERFVEGTQSINETAYNFNQGLNGEVAPLIENVLSKAKVNAEKFSNIIYEAQGELPIISNKLSEAEMKVNMAHNKLLTLSSEMPTIKEKIKKLSEEIKEAEGKVDTNSLFNLLKVDYKKQAEFFANPVNLQENKLYHISNYGSAMTPFYTVLSIWVGSLLISSLLTTKVEDKDKKYKPYEKYFGRWLLFMIIALFQSMIVTLGDMYVLGTQAVSPYRFVVYGLLIALLFSSIIYTLVYIFGNIGKALCIILLVLQLGSSGGTFPIQMTAKFFQTLYPKVPFTYSIGLLREAVGGVYIPAVERDMKILLTYLVIVLVIGVIAVSLIAKSERLSRERGKSKLFL, from the coding sequence TTGAAAAACATATTTCAGATATTTAGAAATGATATTAAAGAAATATTCAGAAAGACAAGAACATGGTTAATTATAATAGGTCTTATGGTATTGCCTTCGATGTACGCATGGCCTAATATATTATCATCATGGGATCCATACGGACATACTAATCAGATAAAGGTTGCTGTTGTGAGTGAAGATAAAGGAGCAACAGTTGAAAATAATAAGATAAATCTTGGGAAAAATCTCATAGAGGGATTAAAAAATAATAAGAATCTTGATTGGCAATTTGTAGAAACAAAAGCACAGGCGGAAGATGGTGTTAAGATAGGTGATTATTATGCCAGTATAGTGATACCGGAAAATTTTACCGAAGATCTTACATCAATTACACGAGGTACACCGGAAAAAGCAACAATAGAATATACGGTAAATGAAAAAATAAATGCTATTAGTCCTAAAATAACAAATAGCGGGGCTTCTGCAATAGCGAATAACATTAGTAAATCTTTTGTTGAAACGGCAAATGGAATTATCTTTGAGAAACTTCATGAAGCCGGTATAAAATTTGAAGAAAATTTACCATCTATTGAGAAAACAAAAGAAGAAATACTAAAATTAAATGATAATTTTTCAAATTATGAAAGTGCTTTAAATGAATTAATTAACAAGGTAGAACGTGGGCAAAATATTATAAGTGCCATACATACAACTTTACCGGAAGTAGATAAGGTGGCTACCAATAGCATTATGTTGGCTGATAAAGCGGAGATAGCTATTAGTAATATAGAAGGTTTTAATGCGAAATTATTACCGAAGATAAGTGAACATTTATCAGAAGTTGAAAATATTTCTAAAGATGCACATGAAATAGCACTTGAATTTCAAAATAAACCAACTAAAAAGGATGAATTAAAAGCTAAAATGAAAACTTTAGATAGTAGATTTTCTACCGGTATTCAACGTTTAGAGCTTGTGAAGAATATTTTTTCTTATTTTAACAAACTGTCCGGTGAAAATTTATTTAACAATCAGTTGAATAGAGTAAATAATTTAATTGCTGATATTGAAAAAATAAGTGAATTAAATAAAAATTTTTACAATAATATTGATAAGTATGACGAAATAACTACAGAGGCTAAGGAACGTTTTGTAGAGGGAACACAGAGTATTAATGAAACAGCATATAATTTTAATCAAGGATTAAATGGTGAAGTAGCACCGTTGATAGAAAACGTATTATCAAAAGCAAAAGTAAATGCGGAAAAATTTTCAAATATTATTTATGAAGCACAAGGAGAACTTCCGATAATTTCTAATAAATTAAGTGAAGCGGAAATGAAAGTTAATATGGCTCATAATAAGTTGCTGACATTAAGTTCCGAAATGCCGACAATAAAAGAAAAAATTAAAAAATTGTCAGAAGAGATAAAAGAAGCGGAAGGTAAAGTTGATACAAATTCACTCTTTAATCTTTTAAAAGTAGATTATAAGAAACAGGCGGAATTTTTTGCCAATCCCGTAAATTTACAGGAAAATAAATTATATCATATTTCGAATTATGGTTCAGCTATGACGCCGTTTTATACGGTACTTTCAATTTGGGTAGGTTCACTATTAATATCTTCGTTATTAACAACGAAAGTTGAAGATAAAGATAAGAAATACAAGCCTTATGAAAAATATTTTGGGCGTTGGTTGTTGTTTATGATAATAGCACTATTTCAAAGTATGATAGTAACGCTTGGGGATATGTATGTCCTAGGAACACAGGCGGTATCACCATATCGTTTTGTAGTGTATGGTTTATTAATTGCTTTATTATTCTCATCAATCATATATACATTAGTTTATATTTTTGGAAATATTGGTAAAGCGCTGTGTATTATATTGTTGGTACTACAGCTTGGGAGTTCAGGAGGAACTTTTCCTATTCAAATGACTGCGAAATTTTTCCAAACTTTATATCCGAAAGTTCCATTTACATATTCAATAGGTTTATTGCGTGAAGCGGTAGGTGGAGTCTATATACCTGCTGTTGAGCGTGATATGAAAATATTATTAACTTACTTGGTAATAGTATTGGTGATAGGTGTTATTGCGGTAAGTCTTATAGCAAAATCTGAAAGGTTAAGTAGAGAACGAGGAAAATCAAAATTATTTTTATAA
- a CDS encoding universal stress protein — translation MENKYSKILVAVDGSKQAEWAFKNAVAIAKRNEDAELYIASVIDATIATSGLSDPYIFNSFYKRTKELVDSYVESAKKDGLTKVFGIVEQGIPKIVLSEDIVDEKGIDLVVCGSSGLTGFKRMLMGSVSEGIVRYAKSDVIIIKQRSIPEDFEATIAKKFQEEQNN, via the coding sequence ATGGAAAACAAATACTCAAAAATATTAGTTGCAGTTGATGGTTCTAAACAAGCTGAATGGGCTTTTAAAAACGCAGTAGCTATTGCCAAAAGAAACGAAGATGCTGAGCTTTATATAGCTTCTGTTATAGATGCAACAATCGCTACTTCCGGATTATCAGACCCTTATATTTTCAATTCATTCTACAAAAGAACAAAAGAATTAGTTGACAGCTATGTGGAATCTGCTAAGAAAGACGGCTTAACAAAAGTATTCGGCATTGTTGAACAAGGTATTCCTAAAATTGTTTTAAGTGAAGACATTGTCGACGAAAAAGGCATTGACCTTGTAGTTTGTGGATCTTCAGGTTTAACAGGATTCAAACGTATGCTAATGGGTTCTGTATCTGAAGGTATTGTGCGTTACGCTAAGTCTGATGTAATCATTATCAAACAACGTTCAATACCGGAAGATTTTGAAGCTACTATCGCTAAAAAATTCCAAGAAGAACAAAACAATTAA
- a CDS encoding response regulator transcription factor, whose product MRLLLAEDERDLSDALEAMLKHNNYSVDTVDNGQDALDYLLLDDYDGAILDVMMPKMDGVTVVQKLRESKKNTPVLLLTAKSEVEDKVYGLDSGADDYLTKPFVIKELLARVRSMTRRQATFTSNVLELGNVSLSKYTFELSTEKDKVRLSNKEYQMMEMLMRNPGNVIQTEQFLERIWGYDSDSEINVVWVNISYLRKKLKALDANIQIKATRNVGYTLEIIDVQES is encoded by the coding sequence ATGAGATTATTACTTGCTGAAGATGAAAGAGATTTATCAGATGCCTTAGAGGCGATGTTAAAACATAATAATTATTCAGTTGATACTGTTGATAATGGGCAAGATGCGTTGGATTATTTATTACTGGATGATTATGACGGAGCTATTTTAGATGTGATGATGCCTAAAATGGATGGAGTAACCGTCGTTCAGAAGTTAAGAGAAAGTAAGAAAAATACTCCTGTTTTACTATTAACAGCAAAATCAGAGGTTGAAGACAAAGTATACGGTCTTGATAGCGGAGCGGATGATTATTTGACAAAACCGTTTGTTATAAAAGAACTATTAGCACGTGTACGTTCGATGACAAGACGACAAGCTACATTTACAAGTAATGTTCTTGAACTCGGAAATGTAAGTCTGAGTAAGTATACTTTTGAATTATCTACTGAAAAAGATAAGGTAAGATTATCGAATAAGGAATATCAAATGATGGAAATGTTAATGCGTAACCCGGGGAATGTTATTCAGACAGAGCAATTTTTAGAGAGAATATGGGGTTATGACAGTGATTCTGAGATAAATGTTGTTTGGGTGAATATTTCATATCTTAGAAAAAAACTTAAAGCCTTAGATGCAAATATTCAAATCAAAGCAACAAGAAATGTTGGTTATACATTGGAGATAATAGATGTTCAAGAGTCTTAG
- a CDS encoding MATE family efflux transporter, giving the protein MPQSMTQNPLGIKPVKKLLISFAWPAITANIINALYSIIDQIFIGQGVGYLGNAATNVAFPITTICLAVGLMIGIGAAANFNLELGRGNPDKAKSVVGTSVMSLFIIGIILTILVHIFLEPLMYVFGSTDEILSYAKTFAGISSLGIPFLLISISTNPIVRSDNSPKYSMIAIVFGAILNTILNPIFIFGFKWGIAGSAWATVISQFLSAMILIFYFPRFKSVKFEKKDFIPQISLLKISISLGMTSFVFQGSNMIIQIVTNNLLNIYGKESVYGNDIPIAVAGIVAKINIIFIAIVIGLVQGAQPIFGFNYGAKKYDRVRETMNYMMKYAIIISVVFFAIFEIFPKQIVAAFGNGNELYFEFAVKYMRFFLLFTFINGIQISSSTFFAAIGKPKIGVTIALTKQIIILLPMLFILSHTFGIEGIIYATPITDICAFSVSVFFLIREFRLMPKNNIVEV; this is encoded by the coding sequence ATGCCACAATCTATGACACAAAACCCGCTCGGAATAAAGCCGGTAAAAAAACTACTCATATCTTTTGCATGGCCTGCAATTACAGCTAACATAATTAACGCACTTTACAGCATTATTGATCAAATTTTTATAGGACAAGGGGTCGGCTATCTAGGTAACGCAGCTACAAATGTCGCCTTCCCTATTACTACTATTTGCCTTGCTGTAGGTCTTATGATTGGAATTGGTGCTGCCGCTAACTTCAATTTGGAACTTGGACGCGGAAATCCCGACAAGGCAAAATCAGTTGTCGGGACATCTGTAATGTCATTATTTATTATCGGGATAATACTTACTATTTTAGTTCATATCTTTTTAGAACCGTTAATGTACGTATTTGGTTCAACAGATGAAATACTTAGTTATGCCAAAACATTTGCCGGTATTTCATCACTTGGGATACCGTTTCTACTTATTTCTATAAGTACAAACCCTATTGTTCGTTCGGATAACAGTCCAAAATATTCAATGATTGCTATTGTTTTCGGCGCTATCCTTAATACCATTTTAAACCCAATATTTATTTTCGGTTTCAAGTGGGGGATTGCCGGTTCTGCTTGGGCAACAGTAATTAGTCAATTTTTATCAGCTATGATTTTAATATTTTACTTTCCTAGATTTAAGAGCGTTAAATTTGAGAAAAAGGATTTCATTCCTCAAATATCATTGCTAAAAATTTCTATTTCACTTGGAATGACTTCTTTTGTCTTCCAAGGATCTAATATGATTATTCAAATAGTAACAAATAATTTACTAAATATTTATGGTAAAGAATCTGTTTATGGAAATGATATACCTATCGCTGTTGCCGGTATTGTCGCTAAAATTAACATTATTTTTATCGCTATCGTTATCGGTCTTGTTCAAGGTGCTCAACCTATTTTTGGGTTTAACTATGGTGCTAAAAAATATGACAGAGTTAGGGAAACAATGAATTATATGATGAAATATGCAATAATTATTTCTGTAGTGTTCTTTGCAATATTTGAAATATTTCCTAAACAAATTGTTGCCGCTTTTGGTAACGGTAACGAACTGTACTTTGAATTTGCCGTTAAGTATATGAGATTTTTCTTACTATTTACTTTTATTAACGGTATTCAAATTTCCAGTTCAACATTTTTTGCCGCTATCGGAAAACCAAAAATCGGGGTGACTATAGCATTAACTAAACAAATAATTATTCTTCTACCAATGTTATTTATACTGTCTCATACATTCGGCATTGAAGGAATTATCTATGCAACACCGATAACTGATATTTGTGCATTTAGTGTGTCGGTATTCTTCTTGATAAGAGAATTTAGATTGATGCCAAAAAATAATATAGTAGAAGTATAA
- the nrdG gene encoding anaerobic ribonucleoside-triphosphate reductase activating protein produces the protein MKTFREAKDFWLASKYSKNKYADYKPFQFVDGEGVRCSIYLSGCLFGCKECFNESIQNFNAGKDYTMELEDRIISDLRHPYVQGLTILGGEPFLNTKVALSLAKRVRMEFGNTKDIWVYSGYTYEQLLKSSDDKKELLALCDVLVDGPFIIALKDLGLRFRGSSNQRIIDLRKSTAENIVLYLD, from the coding sequence ATGAAGACATTCCGAGAAGCGAAAGATTTTTGGCTGGCTTCAAAATACTCTAAAAATAAATATGCGGATTACAAACCATTTCAATTTGTAGACGGTGAAGGTGTAAGGTGTTCAATATATCTTAGCGGTTGCTTGTTTGGTTGTAAAGAATGCTTTAACGAAAGTATTCAAAATTTTAATGCCGGAAAAGATTACACTATGGAGTTGGAAGATAGAATAATTTCCGATTTAAGACATCCCTATGTTCAGGGATTAACAATTTTAGGAGGAGAGCCGTTTTTAAATACTAAGGTTGCTTTATCATTAGCAAAAAGAGTAAGAATGGAATTTGGTAATACTAAAGATATTTGGGTGTATAGCGGTTATACATATGAGCAACTGTTAAAATCCAGCGATGATAAAAAGGAGTTATTGGCACTTTGTGACGTTCTTGTTGATGGACCTTTTATAATAGCATTAAAAGATTTAGGTCTTAGATTTCGTGGGAGTAGTAATCAAAGAATAATAGATTTACGTAAATCAACAGCGGAAAATATTGTTTTATATTTGGACTAA
- the pcp gene encoding pyroglutamyl-peptidase I — protein sequence MKVLITGFEPFDNENINPSELAVQSLPNSINNITIKKIILPTAFKRSSLLLKKEIENFKPHIVICVGQAGGRKNISLERIAINIDDARISDNDGYAPIDTPIRNDGKNAYFSTLPIKVIVENLKKENIPADISNTAGTFVCNHIMYDALYFSEKENIPFSAGFVHIPYIKEQIADKPDMPFMELNTIVKSLVSIIKTAVKYYKKDDISVTGGRES from the coding sequence ATGAAAGTATTAATTACAGGATTTGAACCGTTTGATAACGAAAATATAAATCCGTCCGAACTTGCGGTTCAATCTCTACCCAATTCTATTAATAATATAACAATTAAAAAAATCATACTCCCTACGGCGTTTAAACGTAGTAGTTTATTATTAAAAAAGGAAATCGAAAATTTTAAACCACATATTGTTATTTGTGTTGGTCAAGCCGGTGGTAGAAAAAATATTTCACTAGAACGCATCGCCATTAATATTGATGATGCCCGTATATCGGATAACGATGGCTACGCACCCATTGATACACCCATTCGTAATGACGGAAAAAACGCTTATTTCTCCACTCTCCCGATAAAAGTAATTGTGGAAAATTTAAAAAAAGAGAATATCCCTGCTGATATTTCCAATACGGCAGGAACATTTGTTTGCAATCATATTATGTACGATGCTTTGTATTTTTCCGAAAAGGAAAATATCCCTTTTTCCGCCGGTTTTGTTCACATTCCTTATATAAAAGAACAAATAGCGGATAAACCTGATATGCCATTTATGGAACTGAATACCATTGTAAAATCACTGGTGTCAATAATAAAAACAGCTGTAAAATACTATAAAAAAGATGATATTTCTGTAACCGGCGGTAGGGAAAGTTAA
- a CDS encoding MarR family winged helix-turn-helix transcriptional regulator, with amino-acid sequence MLLKDTLSHQFIGALEIIRNYPKDLLTEIGITYGNFITLIFIAENEGSTQAQLAQINKKDRNVIGRHIDVLEQKNYVERKRGIVDRRSYTLFLTDKGKEFILNNENIIIKSEQHALKNLTNDEISTLYKLMNKITSDA; translated from the coding sequence ATGCTACTTAAAGACACGCTAAGTCATCAGTTTATAGGTGCATTGGAAATTATTCGAAACTATCCTAAAGATCTCCTAACTGAGATTGGTATTACTTACGGTAACTTTATCACCCTTATTTTTATTGCTGAAAATGAAGGGTCAACTCAAGCACAACTTGCCCAAATTAATAAAAAAGATAGAAATGTAATAGGACGCCACATTGATGTTCTTGAACAAAAAAACTATGTTGAACGTAAACGAGGAATTGTAGATCGCAGATCTTATACATTATTCTTAACAGATAAAGGTAAGGAATTTATTCTTAATAATGAAAATATTATCATCAAAAGTGAACAACATGCACTAAAAAATTTAACAAATGATGAAATTTCTACATTGTATAAACTAATGAATAAAATAACATCAGATGCGTAA